The following are encoded together in the Myotis daubentonii chromosome Y, mMyoDau2.1, whole genome shotgun sequence genome:
- the LOC132225539 gene encoding melanoma antigen preferentially expressed in tumors-like has protein sequence HSSFMGMSLPAPRRLLELACQSLLRDEASAIAALEWLPMELFPPLFITAFTGKHSRVLKAMVQAWPFPCLPLGALMNHRQSYQDILQAVLEGLDAMLAQDPRPRRCKLQVLNLQKRVHLEFWMVWAGTRAHVCSLLEPEALQPMRNRRKVHSLTARPNPPLAPVVVLIDLCLKKGVLDESLSYLIKKVSERRGLLHLCCKKLKVFAMSKQNTNILDMVQLDSVQDLEVNCTWKLSTLRKFAPYLGQMGNLRQFLLSHVFTSSHTTLEQEEQCVGLVTSQFLNLPHLQELNLDDVSILRGRLDEILRCLKSPLETLSITNCLLFERDFRHLSQHLNVSQLKSLSFSGLNLTIISSQSLQFLLERASPTLQDLNLDECGIMDHQFLDILPALSHCSQLTTLSFCENPISMMVLEDLLRHVVGLSKLSCVIYAAPVESYEETSSNINLGRLAQMHSVLKHMLQELGRPGMVWVCAYPCPHCGCRTFHDPTPIL, from the exons catagcagcttcatggggatgagcctcccagctccacgcAGACTCCTGGAACTGGCATGTCAGAGCCTGCTGCGGGATGAAGCCTCGGCCATCGCTGCTCTGGAGTGGCTTCCTATggagctcttcccacctcttttcatcacagccttcactgggaagcacagcagagtcctgaaggccatggttcaggcttggcccttcccctgcctccctctgggggccctgatgaaccatcggcagtcttaccaggatatcttgcaggctgtgctcgagggactcgatgccatgcttgcccaggaccctcgacccag gagatgtaaactgcaggtgcttaatttacagaagagagttcatttggagttctggatggtgtgggCAGGAACCAGAGCCCATGTAtgctcactgctggagcctgaggccctgcagcccatgaggaataggaggaaagtGCACAGCTTAACGGCCAGGCCAAATCCACCCTTGGCCCCCGTGGTGGTGTTAATAGACCTTTGCCTCAAGAAAGGTGTCCTTGATGAGTCCCTCAGCTACCTGATTAAGAAAGTCAGTGAGAGGAGAGGTTTGCTGCACCTTTGCTGTAAGAAGCTGAAGGTTTTTGCGATGTCGAAGCAAAACACTAACATCCTGGATATGGTGCAGCTGGACTCTGTccaggatttggaggtaaactgtacctggaagctgtccactctgaggaagttcgctccttacctgggccagatgggcaatctgcgccagttcctgctctcccacgtcttcacgtcttctcacaccaccttggagcaggaggagcagtgtgttggcctggtcacctctcagttcctcaacctgccccacctccaggagctcaATTTGGACGATGTCTCCATCCTCAGAGGCCGCCTGGAtgagatcctcag gtgcctgaagagccccttggagaccctgtccatcactaactgcctgcttttcgaaagagactttagacatctctcccagcatctgaatgtcagccagctgaaaagcctgagtttcagtgggctcaacctgaccattatcagttctcagtcactccaatttcttttagagagagcctcccccactctccaggacctgaacttggatgagtgtgggatcatggaccaccagttcctggacatcctgccagccctgagccactgctcccagctcACAACCCTAAGTTTCTGTGAAAACCCCATCTCCATGATGGTCCTGGAGGACCTGCTTCGCCACGTTGTCGGGCTGAGCAAGCTGAGTTGCGTGATTTATGCAGCGCCCGTGGAGAGTTATGAGGAAACTAGCAGcaacatcaacctgggccgacttgcccagatgcattCTGTGCTAAAGCATATGCTGCAGGAGTTGGGTCGACCCGGCATGGTCTGGgtctgtgcttacccctgtcctcactgtggctgtagaaccttccatgacccaactcccattctgtga